In Struthio camelus isolate bStrCam1 chromosome 13, bStrCam1.hap1, whole genome shotgun sequence, the following are encoded in one genomic region:
- the PPP2R2B gene encoding serine/threonine-protein phosphatase 2A 55 kDa regulatory subunit B beta isoform isoform X3 gives MKCFSRYLPYIFRPPNTILSSSCHAEADIISTVEFNHTGELLATGDKGGRVVIFQREQESKHQPHRRGEYNVYSTFQSHEPEFDYLKSLEIEEKINKIRWLPQQNAAYFLLSTNDKTVKLWKVSERDKRPEGYNLKDEDGRLRDPSMITTLRVPVLRPMDLMVEATPRRVFANAHTYHINSISVNSDYETYMSADDLRINLWNFEITNQSFNIVDIKPVNMEELTEVITAAEFHPHHCNTFVYSSSKGTIRLCDMRTSALCDRHAKFFEEPEDPSNRSFFSEIISSISDVKFSHSGRYIMTRDYLTVKVWDLNMENRPIETYQVHDYLRSKLCSLYENDCIFDKFECVWNGSDSVIMTGSYNNFFRMFDRNTKRDVTLEASRENSKPRAILKPRKVCVGGKRRKDEISVDSLDFSKKILHTAWHPSENIIAVAATNNLYIFQDKVN, from the exons CTGACATTATCTCTACGGTAGAATTCAACCACACGGGAGAATTACTAGCAACAGGGGACAAGGGGGGTCGGGTTGTAATATTCCAACGTGAGCAGGAG AGCAAGCACCAGCCCCACCGCCGGGGCGAGTACAATGTTTACAGCACCTTCCAGAGCCACGAGCCCGAGTTCGATTACCTGAAGAGCCTGGAGATAGAGGAGAAGATCAACAAAATACGATGGCTCCCGCAGCAGAACGCAGCCTACTTCCTCCTCTCCACCAACG ATAAAACCGTGAAGCTGTGGAAAGTCAGCGAGCGCGACAAGCGGCCGGAGGGATATAATCTCAAAGATGAGGACGGCCGTCTCCGAGACCCCTCCATGATCACCACGCTGCGG GTGCCCGTGCTGCGGCCCATGGACCTGATGGTGGAGGCCACCCCCCGGAGGGTGTTCGCCAACGCGCACACCTACCACATCAACTCCATATCCGTCAACAGCGACTACGAGACCTACATGTCGGCCGACGACCTGAGGATAAACCTGTGGAACTTCGAAATAACGAATCAAAGTTTCA ACATCGTGGATATAAAGCCTGTGAACATGGAGGAGCTGACGGAGGTGATCACCGCGGCGGAGTTTCACCCGCACCACTGCAACACCTTCGtctacagcagcagcaagggcacCATCCGGCTGTGCGACATGCGGACATCGGCGCTGTGCGACCGGCACGCCAAGT ttttTGAAGAGCCCGAAGACCCAAGTAACCGgtcatttttttctgagatcATCTCCTCAATTTCCGATGTTAAATTCAGCCACAGCGGGAGGTATATCATGACCCGGGACTATCTCACAGTCAAAGTGTGGGACCTGAACATGGAGAACCGGCCCATCGAGACCTACCAG GTTCACGACTACCTCCGAAGCAAGCTGTGCTCGCTCTACGAGAACGACTGCATCTTCGATAAGTTTGAGTGTGTGTGGAATGGGTCTGACAG CGTCATCATGACCGGCTCCTACAACAACTTCTTCCGCATGTTCGACCGCAACACGAAGCGGGACGTCACGCTGGAGGCCTCGCGGGAGAACAGCAAGCCCCGGGCCATCCTCAAGCCCCGCAAGGTCTGCGTCGGGGGCAAGCGGAGGAAAGACGAAATCAGTGTGGACAGTCTGGACTTTAGCAAAAAGATCCTGCATACAGCTTGGCACCCTTCGGAAAATATCATCGCCGTGGCAGCGACAAATAACCTGTATATATTCCAGGACAAGGTTAACTAG
- the PPP2R2B gene encoding serine/threonine-protein phosphatase 2A 55 kDa regulatory subunit B beta isoform isoform X1, translating to MIPGFGNLMQDVLWCFSQVKGTIDIGVTEADIISTVEFNHTGELLATGDKGGRVVIFQREQESKHQPHRRGEYNVYSTFQSHEPEFDYLKSLEIEEKINKIRWLPQQNAAYFLLSTNDKTVKLWKVSERDKRPEGYNLKDEDGRLRDPSMITTLRVPVLRPMDLMVEATPRRVFANAHTYHINSISVNSDYETYMSADDLRINLWNFEITNQSFNIVDIKPVNMEELTEVITAAEFHPHHCNTFVYSSSKGTIRLCDMRTSALCDRHAKFFEEPEDPSNRSFFSEIISSISDVKFSHSGRYIMTRDYLTVKVWDLNMENRPIETYQVHDYLRSKLCSLYENDCIFDKFECVWNGSDSVIMTGSYNNFFRMFDRNTKRDVTLEASRENSKPRAILKPRKVCVGGKRRKDEISVDSLDFSKKILHTAWHPSENIIAVAATNNLYIFQDKVN from the exons CTGACATTATCTCTACGGTAGAATTCAACCACACGGGAGAATTACTAGCAACAGGGGACAAGGGGGGTCGGGTTGTAATATTCCAACGTGAGCAGGAG AGCAAGCACCAGCCCCACCGCCGGGGCGAGTACAATGTTTACAGCACCTTCCAGAGCCACGAGCCCGAGTTCGATTACCTGAAGAGCCTGGAGATAGAGGAGAAGATCAACAAAATACGATGGCTCCCGCAGCAGAACGCAGCCTACTTCCTCCTCTCCACCAACG ATAAAACCGTGAAGCTGTGGAAAGTCAGCGAGCGCGACAAGCGGCCGGAGGGATATAATCTCAAAGATGAGGACGGCCGTCTCCGAGACCCCTCCATGATCACCACGCTGCGG GTGCCCGTGCTGCGGCCCATGGACCTGATGGTGGAGGCCACCCCCCGGAGGGTGTTCGCCAACGCGCACACCTACCACATCAACTCCATATCCGTCAACAGCGACTACGAGACCTACATGTCGGCCGACGACCTGAGGATAAACCTGTGGAACTTCGAAATAACGAATCAAAGTTTCA ACATCGTGGATATAAAGCCTGTGAACATGGAGGAGCTGACGGAGGTGATCACCGCGGCGGAGTTTCACCCGCACCACTGCAACACCTTCGtctacagcagcagcaagggcacCATCCGGCTGTGCGACATGCGGACATCGGCGCTGTGCGACCGGCACGCCAAGT ttttTGAAGAGCCCGAAGACCCAAGTAACCGgtcatttttttctgagatcATCTCCTCAATTTCCGATGTTAAATTCAGCCACAGCGGGAGGTATATCATGACCCGGGACTATCTCACAGTCAAAGTGTGGGACCTGAACATGGAGAACCGGCCCATCGAGACCTACCAG GTTCACGACTACCTCCGAAGCAAGCTGTGCTCGCTCTACGAGAACGACTGCATCTTCGATAAGTTTGAGTGTGTGTGGAATGGGTCTGACAG CGTCATCATGACCGGCTCCTACAACAACTTCTTCCGCATGTTCGACCGCAACACGAAGCGGGACGTCACGCTGGAGGCCTCGCGGGAGAACAGCAAGCCCCGGGCCATCCTCAAGCCCCGCAAGGTCTGCGTCGGGGGCAAGCGGAGGAAAGACGAAATCAGTGTGGACAGTCTGGACTTTAGCAAAAAGATCCTGCATACAGCTTGGCACCCTTCGGAAAATATCATCGCCGTGGCAGCGACAAATAACCTGTATATATTCCAGGACAAGGTTAACTAG
- the PPP2R2B gene encoding serine/threonine-protein phosphatase 2A 55 kDa regulatory subunit B beta isoform isoform X2: MEEDVETRKINSSFLRDHSYATEADIISTVEFNHTGELLATGDKGGRVVIFQREQESKHQPHRRGEYNVYSTFQSHEPEFDYLKSLEIEEKINKIRWLPQQNAAYFLLSTNDKTVKLWKVSERDKRPEGYNLKDEDGRLRDPSMITTLRVPVLRPMDLMVEATPRRVFANAHTYHINSISVNSDYETYMSADDLRINLWNFEITNQSFNIVDIKPVNMEELTEVITAAEFHPHHCNTFVYSSSKGTIRLCDMRTSALCDRHAKFFEEPEDPSNRSFFSEIISSISDVKFSHSGRYIMTRDYLTVKVWDLNMENRPIETYQVHDYLRSKLCSLYENDCIFDKFECVWNGSDSVIMTGSYNNFFRMFDRNTKRDVTLEASRENSKPRAILKPRKVCVGGKRRKDEISVDSLDFSKKILHTAWHPSENIIAVAATNNLYIFQDKVN, encoded by the exons CTGACATTATCTCTACGGTAGAATTCAACCACACGGGAGAATTACTAGCAACAGGGGACAAGGGGGGTCGGGTTGTAATATTCCAACGTGAGCAGGAG AGCAAGCACCAGCCCCACCGCCGGGGCGAGTACAATGTTTACAGCACCTTCCAGAGCCACGAGCCCGAGTTCGATTACCTGAAGAGCCTGGAGATAGAGGAGAAGATCAACAAAATACGATGGCTCCCGCAGCAGAACGCAGCCTACTTCCTCCTCTCCACCAACG ATAAAACCGTGAAGCTGTGGAAAGTCAGCGAGCGCGACAAGCGGCCGGAGGGATATAATCTCAAAGATGAGGACGGCCGTCTCCGAGACCCCTCCATGATCACCACGCTGCGG GTGCCCGTGCTGCGGCCCATGGACCTGATGGTGGAGGCCACCCCCCGGAGGGTGTTCGCCAACGCGCACACCTACCACATCAACTCCATATCCGTCAACAGCGACTACGAGACCTACATGTCGGCCGACGACCTGAGGATAAACCTGTGGAACTTCGAAATAACGAATCAAAGTTTCA ACATCGTGGATATAAAGCCTGTGAACATGGAGGAGCTGACGGAGGTGATCACCGCGGCGGAGTTTCACCCGCACCACTGCAACACCTTCGtctacagcagcagcaagggcacCATCCGGCTGTGCGACATGCGGACATCGGCGCTGTGCGACCGGCACGCCAAGT ttttTGAAGAGCCCGAAGACCCAAGTAACCGgtcatttttttctgagatcATCTCCTCAATTTCCGATGTTAAATTCAGCCACAGCGGGAGGTATATCATGACCCGGGACTATCTCACAGTCAAAGTGTGGGACCTGAACATGGAGAACCGGCCCATCGAGACCTACCAG GTTCACGACTACCTCCGAAGCAAGCTGTGCTCGCTCTACGAGAACGACTGCATCTTCGATAAGTTTGAGTGTGTGTGGAATGGGTCTGACAG CGTCATCATGACCGGCTCCTACAACAACTTCTTCCGCATGTTCGACCGCAACACGAAGCGGGACGTCACGCTGGAGGCCTCGCGGGAGAACAGCAAGCCCCGGGCCATCCTCAAGCCCCGCAAGGTCTGCGTCGGGGGCAAGCGGAGGAAAGACGAAATCAGTGTGGACAGTCTGGACTTTAGCAAAAAGATCCTGCATACAGCTTGGCACCCTTCGGAAAATATCATCGCCGTGGCAGCGACAAATAACCTGTATATATTCCAGGACAAGGTTAACTAG